The following proteins are co-located in the Malus sylvestris chromosome 13, drMalSylv7.2, whole genome shotgun sequence genome:
- the LOC126594831 gene encoding lysine histidine transporter-like 6 yields the protein MATTSPKEVVSDDKWREEPVDNARRAKWWYSTFHTVTAMIGAGVLSLPYAMAYLGWGPGTMVLAISWCMTLNTMWQMIQLHECVPGTRFDRYIDLGRHAFGPKLGPWIVLPQQLIVQVGCDIVYMVTGGKCLKKFVEMACANCTPVKQSYWILIFGSLHFFLSQLPNFNSVAGVSLAAAIMSLSYSTIAWAGCLSKGRIENVSYAYKKTSPADYIFRVFNALGQISFAFAGHAVVLEIQATIPSTPEKPSRIPMWKGALGAYFINAICYFPVALIGYWAFGQDVDDNMLMDLKKPAWLIAAANLMVVVHVIGSYQVYAMPVFDMLERMMMKKVNFPPGIALRLITRSAYVAFTLFIGVTFPFFGDLLGFFGGFGFAPTSYFLPCIMWLRIKKPKRFSIQWLVNWACIFIGVFIMLASTVGGFRNIIADASTYRFYT from the exons ATGGCTACAACTTCTCCAAAG GAAGTCGTTTCGGACGACAAATGGAGGGAGGAGCCAGTGGACAACGCCCGCCGAGCCAAATGGTGGTACTCCACCTTTCACACCGTCACCGCCATGATCGGTGCCGGTGTACTCAGCCTGCCTTATGCCATGGCATACTTAGGATG GGGTCCAGGGACAATGGTGCTGGCAATATCATGGTGCATGACCTTGAACACAATGTGGCAGATGATTCAGCTCCATGAATGTGTTCCGGGAACTCGATTCGACCGATATATAGACCTCGGGCGGCATGCCTTTGGACCAAAGCTCGGGCCGTGGATTGTGCTTCCGCAACAACTGATTGTGCAGGTTGGATGTGACATAGTGTACATGGTCACCGGAGGAAAGTGTCTGAAGAAGTTTGTGGAGATGGCATGTGCCAATTGCACACCAGTCAAGCAATCGTACTGGATTCTCATCTTTGGTTCCCttcatttctttctttcccAGCTCCCCAATTTCAACTCTGTTGCCGGTGTTTCTCTAGCAGCAGCCATCATGTCGCTAAG TTATTCAACTATAGCCTGGGCAGGTTGCTTAAGCAAAGGTCGGATTGAAAACGTGAGCTACGCGTACAAGAAAACAAGCCCTGCAGATTacatttttagggttttcaatGCATTAGGTCAAATCTCTTTTGCATTTGCCGGGCATGCAGTGGTGCTTGAAATCCAGGCCACAATTCCATCGACTCCCGAGAAGCCGTCGAGAATTCCCATGTGGAAAGGTGCCCTGGGAGCCTACTTTATCAACGCAATTTGCTATTTCCCGGTGGCCCTGATCGGGTACTGGGCTTTTGGTCAAGATGTCGATGATAACATGCTCATGGATCTTAAGAAACCTGCATGGCTCATTGCTGCTGCTAACCTAATGGTTGTCGTCCATGTCATTGGCAGCTACCAG GTTTATGCTATGCCTGTTTTTGACATGCTTGAGAGGATGATGATGAAAAAAGTAAACTTCCCACCTGGAATTGCACTTAGACTAATCACGAGATCAGCTTATGTTG CATTTACATTATTTATTGGAGTCACCTTCCCTTTCTTTGGAGACCTTCTTGGTTTCTTTGGTGGATTTGGTTTTGCCCCCACTTCATACTTT CTTCCTTGTATAATGTGGCTGAGAATTAAGAAACCAAAGAGATTCAGCATCCAATGGCTCGTCAACTGG GCTTGCATATTCATTGGAGTGTTCATCATGTTGGCTTCCACAGTTGGTGGTTTTCGTAATATCATTGCTGATGCATCAACATATCGGTTTTACACGTAA
- the LOC126596751 gene encoding mediator of RNA polymerase II transcription subunit 25-like: protein MGPGFALIPSVHPPSQGVPSLQTSSPFSASQGMTTINVPDFKPVVSGMTHPSRPVGCILNNISQAHFMNAAALTGGTSMGLQTMVHNPMAMHVSNMMSALGSSGASSGTGTMIPTPGMAQQVQSGMQSLGANNSSAAYVPFSQQTTSALASALLVGLIWLAANWPPTMRIVRLISEDHMHNKQYVGKADFLVFRAMNRHGFVGKLQEKKLCAVIQLPSQTLLLSVSDKAYRLIGMLFPGDMVVFKPQVGGQQQQQQMQQIQVGGQQHHHMQVPGQQQQHPRRHPQIQEQHPQIQQQQQLSQLQSQQQLPKLQQLQQQHQQQQLVGTGMAELMSRPVAVSSTGTSFVTRS from the exons ATGGGACCTGGTTTTGCACTCATTCCATCTGTCCATCCTCCTTCCCAAGGAGTCCCGAGCTTGCAGACCTCTTCACCATTTTCTGCTTCTCAAGGGATGACCACAATTAATGTACCAGATTTCAAACCTGTAGTGAGCGGTATGACACATCCCTCGCGTCCTGTTGGTTGCATCCTCAATAATATCTCTCAAGCACACTTTATGAACGCAGCAGCCTTAACTGGAGGAACTTCTATGGGACTCCAAACTATGGTTCACAATCCTATGGCAATGCATGTATCAAACATGATGAGTGCCCTTGGTTCATCCGGTGCCTCTTCTGGAACCGGTACAATGATTCCTACTCCAGGAATGGCTCAACAGGTGCAATCTGGGATGCAGTCACTTGGTGCAAACAATAGTTCAGCAGCATATGTGCCGTTTTCACAACAAACAACAAGTGCTCTTGCATCTGCACTTCTG GTTGGGCTTATTTG GCTTGCAGCAAACTGGCCACCAACAATGCGAATAGTGAGACTCATATCTGAGGACCACATGCATAACAA GCAATATGTTGGAAAGGCAGACTTTTTAGTTTTTCGGGCAATGAATCGGCATGGGTTTGTTGGGAAATTGCAAGAGAAGAAACTT TGTGCAGTGATCCAATTGCCCTCTCAGACACTACTACTCTCCGTTTCAGACAAAGCATACCGCTTGATTGGAATGCTGTTTCCAGGG GATATGGTTGTGTTTAAGCCACAAGTAGGCGGtcaacaacagcagcagcaaaTGCAACAAATTCAAGTAGGCGGTCAACAACACCACCACATGCAAGTACCCGGTCAGCAGCAACAGCATCCTCGGAGACATCCACAGATTCAAGAGCAGCACCCTCAGATTCAACAACAGCAGCAGCTCTCACAACTTCAATCACAACAGCAACTGCCGAAACTTCAGCAATTGCAGCAACAGCACCAACAACAACAGTTGGTTGGGACGGGGATGGCCGAGCTTATGTCAAGGCCGGTTGCAGTTAGTTCCACGGGGACAAGTTTTGTCACAAGGTCCTAA
- the LOC126594832 gene encoding pH-response regulator protein palA/RIM20 gives MMLHFNDPAKLKTKKIVFEEVYAARDSATLEQLKELSSKRRMLEESINESSSINGAIAREMSGGLTSRNQQVLHNLELYLPLLENLIWHVDRVKSHHQIVRWTSELKIQWTSVLSSSSFFNLKGSKYFQINNLQFELCLTLFLYGAILRERALEVLPADLVQSATLFREAAGVFHHLAHQVIPFLQHSLVGERPPEVVSSVSAAMSLICLADAQAVTIKRAEEKGTTVGLLAKLHHGIVELLDEAAGLLHTAKECKDTSSDVADFLSSCKMLHELQAQKHFAETLKSSNQFGVAVAVLRFTLTNVKMNMPGKESWKSVLKEEIDNFSELLRKHELENEFVWHEKVPSEEMLLPKPEGNKIANIIPYQPKKWERQLAFKI, from the exons ATGATGCTGCACTTTAATGACCCGGCAAAGTTGAAGACCAAGAAG ATTGTGTTCGAGGAGGTTTACGCTGCTCGTGATTCCGCGACACTTGAGCAACTGAAAGAATTGAGCTCTAAGCGCAGAATGCTTGAGGAGTCCATCAATGAGAGCAGCTCCATCAATGGCGCCATTGCAAGAGAAATGTCCGGAGGGCTAACTTCTCGTAATCAACAG GTTCTTCACAACCTTGAACTGTATCTTCccttgttggaaaatttgattTGGCACGTTGATCGGGTCAAGAGCCACCACCAGATAGTTCGATGGACTTCAGAACTTAAGATACAATGGACTAGTGTTCTTAGttcatcttctttctttaacttgAAAGGATCGAAATATTTTCAAATCAACAACTTGCAGTTTGAATTGTGCCTGACCCTTTTCCTCTATGGCGCAATCCTTCGGGAGAGGGCATTAGAAGTTCTTCCTGCAG ACCTAGTGCAATCTGCCACACTATTCCGAGAAGCTGCTGGTGTTTTTCATCACCTTGCTCATCAAGTTATTCCTTTTCTACAACACTCATTGGTTGGGGAAAGGCCACCAGAAGTTGTCTCATCAGTGTCTGCTGCCATGAGCCTCATTTGCTTGGCCGATGCCCAG GCCGTAACAATTAAAAGGGCTGAAGAGAAGGGTACTACTGTCGGTCTTTTGGCAAAGTTGCACCATGGTATTGTAGAATTGCTTGATGAAGCTGCAGGTCTTTTGCATACAGCAAAGGAATGTAAAGACACTTCTTCGGATGTTGCA GACTTTTTATCATCCTGCAAAATGCTACACGAGTTACAAGCCCAGAAACACTTTGCGGAAACCCTAAAGAGTTCCAACCAATTCGGGGTTGCTGTTGCAGTTCTTCGATTCACACTGACTAATGTGAAAATGAACATGCCGGGCAAAGAATCGTGGAAGTCTGTTCTCAAAGAGGAAATTGACAATTTTTCCGAATTGCTCAGAAAGCATGAACTTGAAAACGAATTTGTTTGGCACGAGAAAGTCCCCTCGGAGGAAATGTTGTTGCCAAAACCCGAAGGTAACAAAATCGCAAACATCATCCCTTATCAACCGAAAAAATGGGAAAGACAGCTTGCCTTCAAGATTTGA
- the LOC126594834 gene encoding ATP-dependent Clp protease adapter protein CLPS1, chloroplastic-like produces METAICGRIPLSPNHVFNPKPGDRHPLCKGACTNLSIPVAVSTAVPGKGGGLLERPVREKAAPARDSEFDLRKSRKTAPPYRVILHNDNFNKREYVVQVLMKVIPGMTLDNAVNIMQEAHHNGLSVVIICAQADAEEHCMQLRHNGLLSSIEPAGDGC; encoded by the exons ATGGAGACTGCGATTTGTGGGAGAATCCCTCTCTCCCCGAACCACGTCTTCAACCCCAAACCAG GAGACAGACACCCCCTTTGTAAAGGAGCATGCACCAATCTTAGCATTCCGGTGGCTGTATCAACAGCAGTACCTGGTAAAGGGGGAGGACTATTGGAAAGGCCAGTTAGAGAGAAAGCAGCTCCTGCCCGTGATTCTGAGTTTGATTTGAG GAAATCAAGGAAGACAGCTCCTCCATATCGTGTAATACTGCACAACGACAACTTCAACAAACGGGAATATGTTGTGCAAGTACTGATGAAGGTTATCCCGGGGATGACCCTTGACAATGCTGTGAATATTATGCAAGAAGCACACCACAATGGCTTGTCGGTAGTGATCATATGTGCTCAGGCCGACGCTGAAGAACACTGCATGCAACTGAGACACAATGGACTTCTGAGTTCAATTGAACCTGCAGGTGACGGATGCTAA
- the LOC126594839 gene encoding transcription factor HHO3-like, with translation MESTEEMQASSKLGFREYVKALEEERHKIQVFQRELPLCFELVTQAIERCKQPVSDTTADYMHGQSECSQQTSSEGHVFEEFIPLKRTSSSDSEDDEVHESQEAKDNEKDDKIAGGDKKKSDWLRSVQLWNTTPDAPLKEELPRKALVMEVNRNGGAFQPFQKEKSIGKTNVPVAKQPSSAAATSSTTDTVSGGSGENNKKEEKDGLGQRKQRRNWSPELHRRFLNALQQLGGSHAATPKQIRELMKVDGLTNDEVKSHLQKYRLHTRRPTPTIRGNNNAAQAPQFVVVGGIWVPPQDYAAVAATTASGEAANNGIYAPVASTPAVTQVSPPVQRLRLKQPEPSHSDERVSHNEGRGHSNSTATSSSPHTPPSPAF, from the exons ATGGAGTCCACAGAGGAAATGCAGGCTTCTTCAAAGCTAGGTTTCCGTGAGTATGTCAAGGCTTTGGAGGAGGAGAGGCATAAGATTCAAGTTTTTCAGAGAGAGCTCCCTCTCTGCTTCGAGCTTGTCACTCAAG CTATTGAGAGGTGCAAGCAGCCGGTTTCAGATACAACCGCAGATTATATGCATGGACAATCTGAGTGTTCTCAGCAGACTTCGAGTGAGGGGCATGTTTTTGAGGAATTTATTCCATTAAAAAGGACTTCATCTTCTGATAGTGAGGACGATGAAGTGCACGAGTCTCAGGAGGCTAAGGACAATGAGAAGGATGATAAGATTGCAGGAGGTGATAAGAAAAAATCAGATTGGCTTAGATCTGTACAGCTTTGGAATACAACCCCAGATGCACCACTCAAGGAG GAATTGCCTAGGAAGGCTTTGGTTATGGAGGTAAATAGAAATGGGGGTGCTTTTCAGCCTTTCCAAAAGGAGAAAAGCATTGGGAAGACTAATGTACCGGTGGCTAAACAACCTTCCTCGGCTGCGGCGACTAGTTCTACCACGGACACCGTGAGCGGAGGCAGTGGTGAAAACaacaagaaagaagagaaagatggACTGGGTCAGAGGAAACAAAGGCGGAACTGGTCGCCGGAATTGCACCGCCGGTTCTTAAATGCTCTTCAACAGCTTGGTGGTTCACATG CTGCTACACCCAAACAAATTAGAGAGTTAATGAAGGTTGATGGACTTACTAATGATGAAGTCAAAAGCCATTTGCAG AAATATCGTTTACACACTAGAAGACCGACTCCAACAATTCGCGGCAACAACAACGCCGCACAAGCACCACAATTTGTGGTTGTGGGAGGCATTTGGGTGCCACCCCAGGACTACGCAGCAGTGGCAGCAACCACTGCTTCCGGGGAGGCAGCCAATAATGGAATATATGCACCTGTGGCTTCAACTCCTGCTGTCACACAGGTCTCACCACCAGTCCAAAGACTGCGGCTAAAGCAACCCGAACCCTCTCATTCAGACGAAAGGGTCAGCCACAACGAAGGCCGCGGTCACTCCAATTCGACCGCTACATCATCCTCCCCTCACACCCCTCCATCCCCTGCGTTTTAA